A single Musa acuminata AAA Group cultivar baxijiao chromosome BXJ2-1, Cavendish_Baxijiao_AAA, whole genome shotgun sequence DNA region contains:
- the LOC135598834 gene encoding homeobox-leucine zipper protein HOX12-like, with product MVNNEMISEVGMSHEEEKMRVSFLLASELHPQMPQGETRVRRRRKRTKGEGAEGDAKKRRLSDEQVRFLETSFGEEKKLEFERKVHLAAELGLDPKQVAVWFQNRRARHKSKQVEEAYLKLKSIHDATVVEKCHLETEVLKLKDKLHEAEEEIRKLSLVANGGVVGGNGGSGEVIGSPSSSTLTYQPVVADFGAAEKEAELMYIQEYEFNNSMMEWAYFYVTNRSRPCKLENGAFCNHCLFLS from the exons ATGGTGAACAATGAGATGATCTCCGAGGTTGGGATGAGCCACGAGGAGGAGAAGATGCGCGTATCCTTTCTCCTCGCCTCCGAACTCCACCCTCAGATGCCTCAGG GAGAGACGAGGGTgcgtcggaggaggaagaggacgaaggGCGAGGGGGCGGAAGGCGACGCGAAGAAGAGGCGGCTGAGCGACGAGCAGGTGAGGTTCTTGGAGACGAGCTTCGGGGAGGAGAAGAAGCTGGAGTTCGAGAGGAAGGTCCACCTGGCCGCCGAGCTCGGCCTCGACCCCAAGCAGGTCGCCGTTTGGTTCCAGAACCGCCGGGCGCGGCACAAGAGCAAGCAGGTGGAGGAGGCCTATCTCAAGCTCAAGTCCATCCACGACGCCACCGTCGTCGAGAAGTGCCACCTGGAGACCGAG GTGCTGAAGCTGAAAGATAAGCTTCACGAAGCTGAAGAAGAGATCAGGAAGCTTTCCCTTGTGGCAAATGGAGGTGTCGTCGGCGGCAACGGTGGCAGCGGCGAGGTCATTGGCAGTCCCAGCTCATCAACTTTGACTTACCAGCCAGTAGTTGCAGACTTCGGAGCGGCCGAGAAGGAAGCTGAGCTGATGTACATACAGGAGTACGAATTCAACAACTCCATGATGGAGTGGGCATATTTCTATG TCACGAACAGAAGTCGGCCATGTAAACTAGAAAATGGAGCTTTCTGCAACCACTGCCTGTTCCTGAGTTGA
- the LOC135585069 gene encoding deSI-like protein At4g17486 isoform X2, whose protein sequence is MKLTSKEWKSLMSLCLGGKPSIPFCIFPKVRSASHSPGSAPVYLNVYDLTLMNGYMYWVGLGVFHTGIEVHGVEYAFGAHDYPTSGVFEVEPHQCPGFKFRKSILMGTTCLDPRQVREFVEVQSVNYNGDSYHLIVKNCNHFCEDIIYKLTGNSIPKWVNRLARIGSFCNCLLPEASKIAAAPEDPDSPTEDGEKRRLRTAFSCLSSISMRPRHLSTPSVFLPSLKGCFPPWQFRRSTALPFKDHDDQNCDYIQRKDQ, encoded by the exons ATGAAGTTGACTTCAAAGGAATGGAAGTCTCTCATGTCTCTTTGTTTGGGCGGGAAACCTTCCATCCCTTTCTGTATCTTCCCCAAGGTTCGTTCGGCTAGCCACTCTCCAGGCAGCGCACCAGTTTATCTGAACGTATATGATTTGACACTGATGAATGGTTACATGTACTGGGTAGGCCTTGGGGTATTTCACACAGGGATCGAAG TACACGGTGTTGAATATGCATTCGGAGCGCATGACTACCCAACAAGCGGGGTCTTTGAAGTTGAGCCTCATCAATGTCCGGGATTCAAGTTTAGGAAATCGATATTGATGGGTACAACTTGTTTAGATCCACGACAAGTTAGAGAGTTTGTGGAGGTACAGTCTGTAAACTACAATGGAGATAGTTACCATTTGATCGTGAAGAACTGCAACCATTTCTGTGAGGACATCATTTATAAGTTGACCGGCAATTCAATTCCAAAATGGGTGAATCGTCTTGCGAGGATAG GCTCCTTCTGCAATTGCCTTCTTCCTGAGGCTTCCAAGATAGCAGCAGCTCCCGAAGACCCCGATTCACCAACCGAGGACGGCGAGAAAAGGAGACTTAGAACTGCTTTCAGTTGCTTATCTTCAATTTCCATGCGTCCAAGACACTTGTCCACACCTTCGGTTTTCTTGCCTTCTTTAAAAGGGTGTTTTCCACCATGGCAGTTCAGGAGGTCCACCGCCCTTCCTTTCAAGGATCATGATGATCAAAATTGTGACTACATCCAAAGAAAAGatcaatag
- the LOC135585069 gene encoding deSI-like protein At4g17486 isoform X1, whose protein sequence is MLLSPPRDCIFSTKENEEERSGRKMKLTSKEWKSLMSLCLGGKPSIPFCIFPKVRSASHSPGSAPVYLNVYDLTLMNGYMYWVGLGVFHTGIEVHGVEYAFGAHDYPTSGVFEVEPHQCPGFKFRKSILMGTTCLDPRQVREFVEVQSVNYNGDSYHLIVKNCNHFCEDIIYKLTGNSIPKWVNRLARIGSFCNCLLPEASKIAAAPEDPDSPTEDGEKRRLRTAFSCLSSISMRPRHLSTPSVFLPSLKGCFPPWQFRRSTALPFKDHDDQNCDYIQRKDQ, encoded by the exons ATGCTTCTTTCACCGCCTCGAGATTGCATCTTTTCGACGAAAGAGAATGAAGAAGAAAGATCAGGGAG GAAGATGAAGTTGACTTCAAAGGAATGGAAGTCTCTCATGTCTCTTTGTTTGGGCGGGAAACCTTCCATCCCTTTCTGTATCTTCCCCAAGGTTCGTTCGGCTAGCCACTCTCCAGGCAGCGCACCAGTTTATCTGAACGTATATGATTTGACACTGATGAATGGTTACATGTACTGGGTAGGCCTTGGGGTATTTCACACAGGGATCGAAG TACACGGTGTTGAATATGCATTCGGAGCGCATGACTACCCAACAAGCGGGGTCTTTGAAGTTGAGCCTCATCAATGTCCGGGATTCAAGTTTAGGAAATCGATATTGATGGGTACAACTTGTTTAGATCCACGACAAGTTAGAGAGTTTGTGGAGGTACAGTCTGTAAACTACAATGGAGATAGTTACCATTTGATCGTGAAGAACTGCAACCATTTCTGTGAGGACATCATTTATAAGTTGACCGGCAATTCAATTCCAAAATGGGTGAATCGTCTTGCGAGGATAG GCTCCTTCTGCAATTGCCTTCTTCCTGAGGCTTCCAAGATAGCAGCAGCTCCCGAAGACCCCGATTCACCAACCGAGGACGGCGAGAAAAGGAGACTTAGAACTGCTTTCAGTTGCTTATCTTCAATTTCCATGCGTCCAAGACACTTGTCCACACCTTCGGTTTTCTTGCCTTCTTTAAAAGGGTGTTTTCCACCATGGCAGTTCAGGAGGTCCACCGCCCTTCCTTTCAAGGATCATGATGATCAAAATTGTGACTACATCCAAAGAAAAGatcaatag
- the LOC135585069 gene encoding deSI-like protein At4g17486 isoform X3 yields the protein MLLSPPRDCIFSTKENEEERSGRKMKLTSKEWKSLMSLCLGGKPSIPFCIFPKVRSASHSPGSAPVYLNVYDLTLMNGYMYWVGLGVFHTGIEVHGVEYAFGAHDYPTSGVFEVEPHQCPGFKFRKSILMGTTCLDPRQVREFVEVQSVNYNGDSYHLIVKNCNHFCEDIIYKLTGNSIPKWVNRLARIDISGHRNKVNRYLSKRGAEGFIRAKRAYAP from the exons ATGCTTCTTTCACCGCCTCGAGATTGCATCTTTTCGACGAAAGAGAATGAAGAAGAAAGATCAGGGAG GAAGATGAAGTTGACTTCAAAGGAATGGAAGTCTCTCATGTCTCTTTGTTTGGGCGGGAAACCTTCCATCCCTTTCTGTATCTTCCCCAAGGTTCGTTCGGCTAGCCACTCTCCAGGCAGCGCACCAGTTTATCTGAACGTATATGATTTGACACTGATGAATGGTTACATGTACTGGGTAGGCCTTGGGGTATTTCACACAGGGATCGAAG TACACGGTGTTGAATATGCATTCGGAGCGCATGACTACCCAACAAGCGGGGTCTTTGAAGTTGAGCCTCATCAATGTCCGGGATTCAAGTTTAGGAAATCGATATTGATGGGTACAACTTGTTTAGATCCACGACAAGTTAGAGAGTTTGTGGAGGTACAGTCTGTAAACTACAATGGAGATAGTTACCATTTGATCGTGAAGAACTGCAACCATTTCTGTGAGGACATCATTTATAAGTTGACCGGCAATTCAATTCCAAAATGGGTGAATCGTCTTGCGAGGATAG ATATCTCAGGGCATAGAAATAAGGTGAACAGATATCTCAGCAAACGAGGTGCTGAAGGTTTCATCAGGGCAAAGAGGGCTTATGCTCCCTAA
- the LOC135585069 gene encoding deSI-like protein At4g17486 isoform X4 has protein sequence MLLSPPRDCIFSTKENEEERSGRKMKLTSKEWKSLMSLCLGGKPSIPFCIFPKVRSASHSPGSAPVYLNVYDLTLMNGYMYWVGLGVFHTGIEVHGVEYAFGAHDYPTSGVFEVEPHQCPGFKFRKSILMGTTCLDPRQVREFVEVQSVNYNGDSYHLIVKNCNHFCEDIIYKLTGNSIPKWVNRLARIAKILAAIREMDWKKLGFL, from the exons ATGCTTCTTTCACCGCCTCGAGATTGCATCTTTTCGACGAAAGAGAATGAAGAAGAAAGATCAGGGAG GAAGATGAAGTTGACTTCAAAGGAATGGAAGTCTCTCATGTCTCTTTGTTTGGGCGGGAAACCTTCCATCCCTTTCTGTATCTTCCCCAAGGTTCGTTCGGCTAGCCACTCTCCAGGCAGCGCACCAGTTTATCTGAACGTATATGATTTGACACTGATGAATGGTTACATGTACTGGGTAGGCCTTGGGGTATTTCACACAGGGATCGAAG TACACGGTGTTGAATATGCATTCGGAGCGCATGACTACCCAACAAGCGGGGTCTTTGAAGTTGAGCCTCATCAATGTCCGGGATTCAAGTTTAGGAAATCGATATTGATGGGTACAACTTGTTTAGATCCACGACAAGTTAGAGAGTTTGTGGAGGTACAGTCTGTAAACTACAATGGAGATAGTTACCATTTGATCGTGAAGAACTGCAACCATTTCTGTGAGGACATCATTTATAAGTTGACCGGCAATTCAATTCCAAAATGGGTGAATCGTCTTGCGAGGATAG CAAAAATTCTTGCAGCAATTAGGGAAATGGATTGGAAGAAATTGGGTTTTCTCTGA
- the LOC103990503 gene encoding serine--tRNA ligase — protein sequence MLDINLFRAEKGFDPELVRESQRRRFASVEVVEEIIHLDREWRQRHFELDGLRRDANRLTKEVKNLKIAGKDATEVISSTEETKKLIAAKELEVQEAKATLDSKLETIGNLIHDSVPVSNDEAENAVIRTWGEKRTEGKLKIHVDLVKLLDIVDLDKGADVAGGRGFYLKGAGVLLNLALINYGLAFLRSRNYQPMQTPFFMRKDIMAKCAQLAQFDEELYKVTGEGDDKYLIATAEQPLCAYHLNDRIYPQDLPVRYAGYSTCFRKEAGSHGRDTLGIFRVHQFEKVEQFCITSPNGSDSWEMHEEMLKNSEDFYKELNIPYQVVAIVSGALNDAAAKKYDLEGWFPASKTYRELVSCSNCTDYQSRRLGIGYGQKKNDEQSKQYVHMLNSTLTATERTICCILENYQTEHGVEIPKVLQPYMGGIEFLSFKTEPEAKTKKSKAKENAGPQAGK from the exons ATGTTGGACATCAATCTTTTCCGGGCGGAGAAGGGCTTCGACCCCGAGCTCGTCCGCGAGTCTCAGCGTCGCCGGTTCGCCAGCGTCGAGGTCGTCGAGGAGATCATCCACCTCGACAGAGAATGGCGCCAGC GCCACTTTGAGCTCGATGGGCTGAGGAGGGACGCCAATCGCCTCACTAAGGAGGTCAAAAATCTCAAAATT GCAGGGAAAGATGCGACGGAGGTGATAAGTAGCACGGAGGAGACCAAAAAGCTGATAGCGGCGAAGGAGTTGGAGGTCCAGGAGGCGAAGGCTACACTGGATTCAAAACTCGAGACTATCGGCAACCTCATTCATGACTCTGTTCCAGTTAGCAATGATGAG GCAGAGAATGCAGTAATTCGGACTTGGGGGGAGAAACGGACggaagggaagttgaaaattcatGTGGACCTGGTCAAGCTCCTTGACATTGTAGATTTGGACAAGG GTGCTGATGTTGCTGGTGGAAGAGGTTTCTATCTGAAGGGAGCGGGCGTCTTGTTGAATTTGGCGTTGATTAACTATGGTTTGGCATTTTTGAGAAGCAGAAATTACCAACCAATGCAGACTCCTTTTTTCATGCGGAAAGATATAATGGCAAAATGTGCTCAATTGGCTCAATTTGATGAAGAACTTTACAAG GTTACGGGTGAAGGAGATGACAAATATCTGATTGCCACTGCTGAACAACCATTGTGTGCATACCATCTAAATGATCGAATTTATCCTCAAGATCTTCCCGTACG ATATGCTGGGTATTCAACCTGCTTCCGGAAGGAAGCTGGTTCACATGGTCGAGACACATTGGGTATTTTCAGAGTCCACCAATTTGAAAAAGTAGAGCAGTTCTGCATCACTAGTCCGAATGGTAGCGACTCGTGGGAGATGCACGAAGAAATGCTGAAGAATTCAGAGGATTTCTATAAGGAG CTGAACATTCCCTATCAAGTTGTTGCCATAGTTTCCGGTGCCTTGAATGATGCAGCAGCTAAGAAGTATGATTTGGAAGGGTGGTTTCCTGCATCAAAGACATATCGGGAGTTGGTTTCTTGTTCAAATTGCACGGACTACCAATCCAGGAGGCTAGGGATCGGATATGGGCAAAAGAAG AATGATGAGCAATCAAAGCAGTATGTCCATATGTTAAATTCTACTTTAACGGCAACTGAAAGGACTATTTGTTGCATTTTGGAGAACTATCAGACCGAACATGGAGTTGAAATTCCAAAAGTCTTACAACCCTACATGGGTGGCATAGAATTCCTTAGCTTCAAGACAGAACCTGAAGCCAAAACAAAAAAGTCTAAAGCCAAG GAAAATGCTGGGCCACAAGCAGGCAAGTAA